Proteins from a genomic interval of Gluconacetobacter diazotrophicus PA1 5:
- a CDS encoding linear amide C-N hydrolase, with protein MSTNLLGHPAADACTRLVYHGAHDEVITARSMDWKTDVGTNLWVFPRGMKRSGEAGPNSVRWTSKYGSVIASGYDISTTDGMNEAGLVANVLWLVESSYPKYDGRTPGLSLAAWAQYVLDNFATVQEAVDALARQPFTIVTATVPGEGRLATLHLSLSDASGDSAIIEYIDGKQVIHHSRAYQVMTNSPTFEKQLALNEYWTQIGGTVMLPGTNRASDRFARAAFYVNAIPKTESPVDAIASVFSVIRNVSVPFGITTPDQPNISSTRWRTVADQKRKLYFFESALTPNVFWVDLKKLDFSEGTGKVMKLDLGPDQTHIYSGMANDRFVETRPFRFLGL; from the coding sequence ATGTCGACGAACCTTCTGGGCCACCCGGCGGCCGACGCCTGCACGCGCCTCGTCTATCATGGCGCGCATGACGAGGTCATCACGGCACGTTCCATGGACTGGAAGACCGATGTCGGAACCAACCTCTGGGTCTTCCCCCGCGGCATGAAGCGTTCGGGGGAAGCGGGGCCGAACTCGGTCCGATGGACGTCGAAATACGGCAGCGTCATTGCCTCGGGCTATGACATTTCCACCACCGACGGCATGAACGAAGCAGGACTTGTCGCCAACGTGCTGTGGCTGGTCGAATCGTCCTATCCGAAATATGACGGCAGGACCCCAGGCCTGTCGCTCGCGGCCTGGGCGCAATATGTGCTGGATAATTTCGCCACCGTGCAGGAAGCGGTCGATGCGCTGGCAAGGCAGCCCTTCACGATCGTCACCGCCACCGTACCGGGTGAAGGCAGGCTCGCCACCCTGCACCTCTCGCTCTCGGATGCGTCCGGCGACAGCGCAATCATCGAATATATCGACGGCAAGCAGGTCATCCACCACAGCCGCGCCTATCAGGTGATGACCAACTCCCCGACCTTCGAAAAGCAGCTCGCGCTGAACGAATACTGGACGCAGATCGGCGGCACCGTCATGCTGCCCGGCACCAATCGCGCCTCGGACCGGTTTGCACGCGCTGCCTTCTATGTGAACGCGATCCCGAAGACCGAAAGTCCGGTCGATGCCATCGCCAGCGTCTTCAGCGTGATCCGCAATGTCTCCGTTCCCTTTGGAATCACCACGCCCGATCAGCCCAATATCTCCTCGACGCGCTGGCGCACGGTCGCCGACCAGAAGCGCAAGCTCTATTTCTTCGAATCGGCACTCACGCCCAACGTCTTCTGGGTCGACCTGAAGAAACTGGATTTCTCGGAAGGAACCGGGAAGGTGATGAAACTCGATCTCGGCCCCGATCAGACGCATATCTATTCCGGCATGGCCAACGACCGGTTCGTTGAAACCAGGCCTTTCAGGTTCCTCGGGCTCTGA
- a CDS encoding Zn-dependent hydrolase — MTVMPPALDDARALFARLHTIGFDGLGMTRASYGDGENQAHALLADMARARGLLVRRDWAGNLFITLPGRDRTLPAVMTGSHLDTVPCGGNYDGAAGVLAGFSCLCGWVDAGYVPARDVVLIVTRAEESVWFPVSYIGSKSAFGLLEDSALAAVRRDDGQTLADHMRASGGQPDCIRTAPVLRPSDLACFVELHIEQGPVLPAAGVPVGIVTGICGSVRYRAATIHGRYAHSGATPRAFRADAVMAAATLMTVMQAEWRKVEAEGGEMTLTFGVCHTDAAQANFSAVAGRVDLSIDIRSRDHGLLERMEAALLAHTRAVEDEYGVQIDLGARTQSAPAAMDATLQAEAVALARKAGIPAVTLPSGAGHDAAIFAGQGVPTVMLFVRNANGSHNPYEAMEFEDFALATRLLERLLYRHAEQG; from the coding sequence ATGACCGTCATGCCACCCGCGCTGGACGACGCACGCGCGTTATTCGCCCGTCTGCACACGATCGGCTTCGACGGGCTGGGAATGACCCGTGCGTCGTACGGCGACGGCGAAAACCAGGCGCATGCGCTGCTGGCGGACATGGCGCGGGCACGCGGCCTGCTGGTGCGCCGCGATTGGGCCGGCAACCTGTTCATCACCCTGCCGGGCCGCGACCGGACATTGCCGGCGGTGATGACCGGATCGCATCTCGACACCGTGCCTTGCGGCGGCAATTACGATGGCGCGGCCGGCGTGCTGGCGGGCTTTTCCTGCCTGTGCGGCTGGGTGGACGCAGGATACGTGCCGGCGCGCGACGTGGTCCTGATCGTCACCCGGGCCGAGGAAAGCGTGTGGTTCCCGGTCTCGTATATCGGCAGCAAGAGCGCCTTCGGACTGCTCGAGGACAGCGCGCTGGCGGCGGTTCGCCGTGACGATGGACAGACCCTGGCCGATCACATGCGCGCCTCGGGCGGGCAGCCCGATTGCATCCGTACCGCGCCGGTGCTGCGGCCGTCCGACCTGGCGTGTTTCGTCGAACTGCATATCGAACAGGGGCCGGTCCTGCCGGCGGCCGGCGTGCCGGTCGGCATCGTGACGGGCATCTGTGGCAGCGTGCGCTATCGCGCGGCGACCATCCACGGGCGCTATGCCCATTCCGGCGCAACGCCGCGTGCGTTCCGCGCCGACGCGGTCATGGCGGCGGCGACGCTGATGACGGTGATGCAGGCCGAGTGGCGCAAGGTCGAAGCCGAAGGCGGCGAGATGACGCTGACCTTCGGCGTCTGTCATACGGATGCCGCCCAGGCGAATTTCAGCGCCGTTGCCGGACGGGTCGATCTCAGTATCGATATCCGCTCGCGCGATCATGGCCTGCTCGAGCGTATGGAGGCGGCCCTGCTGGCGCACACCCGGGCTGTCGAGGACGAGTATGGTGTCCAGATCGATCTCGGCGCCCGCACGCAGAGCGCGCCGGCCGCAATGGACGCGACGCTGCAGGCCGAAGCCGTCGCCCTGGCGCGAAAGGCCGGTATCCCGGCGGTGACGCTGCCCAGTGGTGCCGGGCATGATGCCGCGATCTTCGCCGGGCAGGGCGTACCCACGGTGATGCTGTTCGTCCGGAACGCCAACGGCAGCCACAACCCCTACGAGGCCATGGAATTCGAGGATTTCGCCCTGGCGACGCGGCTGCTCGAACGGCTGCTGTACCGGCATGCGGAGCAAGGATGA
- a CDS encoding TonB-dependent receptor plug domain-containing protein: protein MPKHSGAKTFLLGSAAMGALLLQGAFGPAYAATTSPDPSEVTQPRKPARHKPAPATHGAPAQGATQRQAADKAAASSALKTSSEDITVSGTAAPGNNVLSTSTRRHSTTQVTVISASDLKATGQTNLIQALSQMMPSVSAPPLPGVGNNAFVQTMQLRGLSADQTLILVNGHRRHLGANFNANAGPNWGTEPADISLIPVGAVDHIEVITEGATALYGQDAIAGAVNIVLKEDTQGLSANFKNSGYYAGDGQALDGSITKGFAIGRHGGYLDLSAQITHQLPTSRTGDYINPATYPNDLYYALPGGQVDPRAAALGRNIQRILGIPKQTRESISANMGIPITDSIKFYSTDTYGHRRVNAAENFRSAADDLTVNAIWPNGMQPYLDLEENDFEVDNGFKGTTAGFNWDTYVNYGRDIQRYWMQDTDNPTYGVNSPTKFDTGSAVTSQLTAGFRASHALRLGFLPKLANVEFGAEYRRDMFAMGPGVYESYGDGGVPILEGPNAGKTANPGSADHAGNPPLAVTNQNRDVYDGHVNLDFYVLPRWEWTLGGRATSYNNLATVTTGSVGTRYNFSDRFALRASINTGYRPPTLGQEYYFYSAPFATYSIDQLPSNSAPARALGAHALKGEYSRSYSVGVDATPVDNWHVTGNLYYIAINDRLASTTTLGGAGVGALLASAGLGNVTYASYYTNPVNTATYGGDIATDYSLPTRRLGTFRFAFSVSLTDNEIRSSNAVPQVLQSMNLAYFNQYARTVLLHSAPKNRENLSMNWSRGRWSAFVQESRYGSLIYAATPSLPTNLWLVQRPAFITNIEVSYRVLPQWTVAVGANNLGDKYPTRLNPKSIATSFNAYKYSFFSPYGFNGGMYYVRTGLNF, encoded by the coding sequence ATGCCAAAGCATTCCGGGGCGAAGACTTTTCTTCTCGGCAGCGCCGCGATGGGCGCGCTTCTGCTGCAGGGCGCCTTCGGCCCCGCCTATGCAGCCACGACATCGCCCGATCCGTCCGAGGTGACACAGCCCCGCAAGCCCGCGCGGCACAAGCCCGCCCCCGCCACGCATGGCGCCCCCGCGCAGGGCGCCACGCAGCGGCAGGCCGCCGATAAAGCCGCGGCCAGCAGCGCGCTGAAGACGTCGTCCGAGGATATTACCGTCAGCGGCACGGCCGCGCCCGGCAACAATGTGCTTTCGACCTCGACACGACGCCACAGCACGACGCAGGTGACGGTCATCAGCGCATCGGACCTCAAGGCCACGGGCCAGACCAACCTGATCCAGGCATTGTCGCAGATGATGCCATCCGTTTCGGCGCCCCCGCTGCCGGGCGTGGGCAACAATGCGTTCGTACAGACGATGCAGTTGCGCGGCCTGTCCGCCGACCAGACGCTGATTCTGGTCAACGGGCACCGCCGGCATCTGGGCGCCAATTTCAATGCGAACGCCGGACCGAACTGGGGCACGGAACCCGCCGATATCTCCCTGATTCCGGTGGGCGCGGTGGACCATATCGAAGTCATTACGGAAGGGGCGACCGCGCTCTACGGCCAGGATGCTATTGCGGGCGCGGTCAATATCGTCCTGAAGGAAGATACGCAGGGCCTGTCGGCCAATTTCAAGAACAGCGGCTATTACGCGGGTGACGGACAGGCCCTGGACGGTTCGATCACCAAGGGGTTCGCGATCGGCCGCCACGGCGGTTACCTCGACCTCTCCGCCCAGATCACCCATCAATTGCCGACCTCGCGCACGGGCGACTACATCAACCCCGCGACGTATCCCAACGACCTGTATTATGCGCTGCCCGGCGGCCAGGTCGATCCGCGCGCCGCGGCGCTGGGCCGCAACATCCAGCGCATCCTGGGCATCCCGAAGCAGACGCGCGAGTCGATTTCCGCCAATATGGGCATTCCCATTACCGACAGCATCAAGTTCTATTCGACCGACACCTATGGTCACCGACGCGTCAACGCGGCCGAGAATTTCCGGTCCGCGGCGGACGACCTGACCGTCAACGCAATCTGGCCGAACGGCATGCAGCCCTATCTCGACCTGGAGGAAAACGATTTCGAGGTCGATAACGGCTTCAAGGGCACGACGGCCGGATTCAACTGGGACACCTATGTCAATTATGGCCGCGACATCCAGCGCTACTGGATGCAGGACACCGACAATCCCACCTATGGCGTGAACAGCCCGACGAAATTCGATACCGGTTCGGCCGTGACCAGCCAGTTGACGGCCGGCTTCAGGGCGTCACACGCGCTCCGCCTGGGCTTCCTGCCCAAGCTGGCCAATGTGGAATTCGGCGCGGAATATCGTCGCGACATGTTCGCCATGGGGCCGGGCGTCTACGAATCCTATGGCGACGGCGGCGTTCCGATCCTGGAAGGGCCGAACGCCGGCAAGACCGCCAATCCGGGGTCGGCCGACCACGCGGGCAATCCCCCGCTGGCCGTCACCAACCAGAACCGCGACGTCTATGACGGGCACGTCAATCTGGATTTCTACGTCCTGCCGCGTTGGGAATGGACGTTGGGCGGCCGCGCGACCAGCTATAACAACCTGGCCACCGTGACGACCGGGTCGGTCGGCACGCGCTATAATTTCTCCGACCGGTTCGCGCTGCGGGCCAGCATCAACACCGGCTATCGCCCCCCCACGCTCGGTCAGGAATATTATTTCTACTCGGCGCCTTTCGCGACCTATTCGATCGACCAGCTTCCCAGCAACAGCGCGCCGGCCCGCGCCCTCGGCGCCCACGCGCTGAAGGGCGAGTATTCCCGCAGCTACAGCGTCGGCGTCGATGCGACACCGGTCGACAACTGGCATGTGACGGGAAATCTCTATTACATCGCAATCAACGACCGCCTGGCGAGCACCACGACACTGGGCGGCGCGGGTGTGGGCGCATTGCTGGCCAGTGCCGGCCTGGGCAATGTAACCTATGCCTCGTACTATACGAATCCGGTCAATACGGCGACCTACGGCGGCGATATCGCAACCGACTACTCCCTTCCTACCAGGCGGCTGGGGACGTTCCGTTTCGCGTTCAGCGTCAGCCTGACCGACAACGAGATCCGCAGTTCCAATGCCGTGCCCCAGGTTCTTCAGAGCATGAATCTGGCCTATTTCAATCAATATGCCCGGACCGTCCTGCTGCATTCGGCGCCCAAGAACCGCGAGAACCTGAGCATGAACTGGAGCCGGGGCAGATGGTCGGCCTTCGTTCAGGAATCGCGCTACGGCTCTCTGATCTATGCGGCGACACCCAGCCTGCCGACCAATCTGTGGCTTGTCCAGCGGCCCGCCTTCATCACCAACATCGAAGTTTCCTACAGGGTCCTGCCGCAATGGACCGTCGCGGTCGGCGCCAACAACCTCGGCGACAAATATCCCACGCGCCTGAACCCGAAATCGATCGCCACGTCCTTCAACGCCTATAAATATTCGTTCTTTTCGCCCTACGGCTTCAACGGTGGAATGTACTATGTGCGAACGGGCCTGAATTTCTGA
- a CDS encoding CapA family protein — MKIGLTGDSILFRRLNSTQDAEIRPLFDLIRSCDVSFTNLELVSNDFMGDPSLDHGGTHFGAPSWVLDELRDAGFDLFAAATNHSLDYGVAGLRAMLAALDRRDLLHAGIGANLEEARRPVYCTRPAGTVALLSCVSTFARGQEAAAQTALMPGRPGVNPLHFKRTHHVTADDLADLTRIYERLGLRHVLDEKIRLGFAFPPAPGTLSFDGVCFAASDTVRTRTEADAADVADIARWIGEARLVSDVVIVSVHAHESGYNADGIPDVEIPDDFLRAFTHAAVDAGADVVVCHGPHLLRGLELYRGRPIFHGLGNFIGQNELVARLPMDSYAAYRCSSDVTPHRLYKGRSENDRKGFPADQRFWDSVVPVCAYEGGTLSGIDIHPVSLGLGRSAHRRGTPMLAQGAEATRILEAFAALSRPFGTELTIADGSIRLPLVPAAAGMDA; from the coding sequence ATGAAGATCGGCCTGACCGGTGATTCGATTCTCTTTCGGCGCCTGAACAGCACGCAGGATGCCGAAATCCGGCCGCTGTTCGACCTGATCCGGAGCTGTGACGTCAGTTTCACGAACCTTGAGCTGGTATCGAACGATTTCATGGGGGACCCGTCCCTGGACCATGGTGGCACGCATTTCGGCGCGCCGTCCTGGGTGCTGGACGAACTGCGCGACGCCGGGTTCGACCTGTTCGCGGCCGCGACCAATCACAGTCTCGATTACGGTGTCGCGGGCCTGCGGGCCATGCTGGCGGCGCTCGACCGGCGTGACCTGCTCCATGCCGGGATCGGTGCGAACCTGGAAGAGGCGCGGCGACCGGTCTATTGCACCCGGCCGGCCGGCACGGTCGCCCTGCTGTCCTGCGTGTCCACCTTTGCCCGGGGGCAGGAGGCAGCGGCACAGACGGCGCTGATGCCGGGCCGCCCAGGTGTCAATCCGCTGCATTTCAAGCGCACGCATCACGTGACGGCGGACGACCTGGCCGATCTGACCCGGATCTACGAGCGGCTGGGCCTTCGGCATGTGCTGGACGAAAAGATCCGGCTGGGATTCGCATTTCCGCCCGCGCCCGGCACGTTGTCCTTCGACGGCGTATGCTTCGCCGCGTCCGACACGGTCCGCACCCGTACGGAGGCCGACGCGGCGGATGTCGCGGACATCGCGCGCTGGATCGGCGAAGCGCGGCTGGTGTCGGACGTCGTGATCGTCAGCGTGCATGCGCATGAAAGCGGATATAATGCCGACGGCATCCCCGATGTCGAAATTCCCGACGATTTCCTGCGTGCCTTCACGCACGCGGCGGTGGATGCGGGGGCGGATGTCGTCGTCTGTCACGGCCCGCATCTGTTGCGCGGGCTGGAACTGTATCGCGGCCGCCCGATCTTTCACGGCCTGGGCAATTTCATCGGCCAGAACGAACTCGTCGCACGCCTGCCGATGGATTCCTACGCCGCCTATCGCTGCTCGTCCGACGTCACGCCGCATCGCCTCTACAAGGGGCGCAGCGAAAACGACCGCAAGGGTTTCCCCGCGGACCAGCGCTTCTGGGACAGCGTGGTACCGGTCTGCGCCTACGAGGGGGGCACGCTGTCGGGGATCGACATCCATCCGGTGTCGCTGGGGCTGGGACGGTCGGCCCATCGTCGCGGGACGCCGATGCTGGCCCAGGGGGCCGAGGCCACGCGTATTCTCGAGGCCTTTGCGGCCCTGTCCCGCCCCTTCGGCACCGAACTGACGATCGCGGACGGGTCGATCCGGCTTCCCCTTGTGCCCGCGGCCGCCGGAATGGACGCCTGA
- a CDS encoding VOC family protein: MNTIATGTGAIPPFHLAFPVRDIAEARAFYGELLGCPEGRSAPDWVDFDFYGHQIVAHLAPAELTPAQRNEVDDHAVPVRHFGIVLPMPAWNDMADKLRAAGTAFIVEPYIRFKGQPGEQATMFFLDPSGNAIEIKAFADIGQLFAK; this comes from the coding sequence ATGAACACCATCGCGACAGGCACCGGCGCCATCCCGCCCTTCCATCTTGCCTTTCCCGTCCGCGACATCGCGGAGGCCCGCGCGTTCTATGGGGAGCTTCTGGGCTGCCCGGAGGGCAGGAGCGCGCCCGACTGGGTCGATTTCGATTTTTACGGTCATCAGATCGTCGCGCACCTGGCGCCGGCCGAACTGACGCCGGCGCAACGCAACGAGGTCGACGACCATGCCGTGCCCGTACGGCATTTCGGCATCGTGCTGCCGATGCCGGCCTGGAATGACATGGCGGACAAGCTGCGCGCGGCCGGCACCGCCTTCATCGTGGAGCCCTATATCCGCTTCAAGGGACAGCCGGGCGAGCAGGCCACCATGTTCTTCCTGGACCCCAGCGGCAACGCGATCGAAATCAAGGCATTTGCCGATATCGGGCAGCTTTTCGCCAAATAG
- a CDS encoding NAD(P)H-dependent oxidoreductase, which produces MNVLIVFAHPERHSLNGALLDVAVAELAAQGHEVRVSDLYAMHWKAAVDKDDFPALSSDGPLKVWKASHDGFAADALTPDVKAEQEKLLWADMVILQFPLWWFAMPAILKGWVDRVYASGFAYGVGEHSDRRWGDRYGEGVMAGKRAMLMVTAGGWPEHYSDRGINGPIDDLLFPINHGILFYPGFTVLPPFVAYRVDRMDEPKFTILADQVRERMKTLETIAPIPYRKQNDGDYQIPTMELLPELAPPGARGFEVHLAPERD; this is translated from the coding sequence ATGAATGTCCTGATCGTCTTCGCCCACCCGGAAAGACACTCGCTCAACGGCGCCCTGCTCGACGTCGCCGTCGCCGAACTGGCGGCCCAGGGACATGAGGTGCGGGTGTCGGACCTCTATGCCATGCATTGGAAGGCCGCAGTCGACAAGGACGATTTTCCTGCCCTGTCGTCGGACGGACCGCTGAAGGTCTGGAAAGCGTCCCATGACGGGTTCGCGGCGGATGCGCTGACGCCGGATGTGAAGGCGGAACAGGAGAAGCTGCTGTGGGCCGATATGGTCATTCTGCAGTTCCCGTTATGGTGGTTCGCCATGCCGGCCATTCTCAAGGGCTGGGTGGACCGCGTCTATGCCTCCGGCTTCGCCTATGGGGTGGGCGAACACAGCGACCGGCGCTGGGGCGACCGGTATGGCGAAGGGGTCATGGCCGGCAAGCGTGCGATGCTGATGGTCACGGCCGGAGGGTGGCCGGAACATTATTCGGATCGCGGGATCAACGGCCCGATCGACGATCTGCTGTTCCCGATCAACCATGGAATCCTTTTCTATCCCGGTTTCACCGTCCTGCCGCCCTTCGTGGCCTATCGTGTCGATCGGATGGACGAGCCGAAATTCACGATTCTGGCGGACCAAGTGCGCGAGCGGATGAAGACACTGGAGACGATCGCACCGATTCCCTACCGCAAGCAGAATGACGGCGACTACCAGATCCCGACCATGGAACTGCTGCCGGAACTGGCACCGCCGGGTGCGCGCGGCTTCGAAGTGCATCTCGCGCCTGAACGCGACTGA
- a CDS encoding NAD(P)-dependent oxidoreductase encodes MATCFITQPIHPDAVAHLNGAGIATCYASRATMEVAAAEIGDAEAVITRDLGFDEAAIRAAPNLRLIACHGSGTNRIAVAAAAARGIWVTNAPNTNSRSVAELTMGLILAAARRIPVADRAVRDGQWDFRYAAGGIELAGKTLGLIGFGAIARHVAVMAGAGFGMRVMAWSPNVPDAIFAQAGVMRADGVEALLRSADVVSLHRPADAAGAAPIDAAALALLKPGALLVNTSRGTAIDGAALVAALRAGTLAGAALDVLAQEPPPAHDPVLSAPGLVLTPHLGGATDEALRRTAMLCARQVVDALAGRAPAHRVQASGA; translated from the coding sequence GTGGCCACCTGTTTCATCACCCAGCCGATCCACCCCGACGCGGTAGCGCATCTGAACGGCGCGGGCATCGCCACGTGCTATGCCAGCCGCGCGACGATGGAGGTGGCAGCGGCCGAAATCGGCGATGCCGAGGCCGTCATCACCCGCGATCTCGGATTCGATGAAGCCGCCATCCGTGCCGCGCCCAACCTGCGTCTGATCGCCTGTCACGGCTCGGGCACCAACAGGATCGCGGTTGCCGCAGCGGCGGCACGGGGGATCTGGGTGACCAACGCGCCGAATACGAACAGCCGCTCGGTCGCGGAACTGACCATGGGGCTGATCCTGGCCGCCGCGCGGCGCATTCCCGTCGCCGACCGCGCCGTTCGCGACGGGCAGTGGGACTTCCGCTATGCGGCCGGCGGGATCGAACTCGCCGGCAAGACCCTTGGCCTGATCGGTTTCGGCGCGATCGCGCGGCATGTGGCGGTGATGGCGGGGGCGGGTTTCGGCATGCGGGTGATGGCCTGGTCCCCCAACGTACCGGACGCGATCTTCGCGCAGGCCGGCGTCATGCGCGCGGACGGGGTGGAGGCGCTGCTGCGCAGCGCGGACGTCGTCTCCCTGCATCGGCCGGCGGACGCTGCGGGGGCCGCCCCGATCGACGCCGCTGCCCTGGCCCTGCTGAAGCCGGGTGCGCTGCTGGTCAATACCAGCCGTGGCACCGCGATCGACGGTGCCGCCCTGGTCGCGGCCCTGCGGGCCGGAACGCTGGCCGGGGCGGCGCTGGACGTTCTGGCGCAAGAACCCCCGCCCGCGCATGACCCGGTGCTATCGGCACCCGGCCTGGTCCTGACGCCCCATCTGGGCGGTGCGACGGACGAGGCCTTGCGCCGCACCGCGATGCTCTGCGCCCGGCAGGTCGTCGATGCGCTGGCGGGGCGGGCGCCGGCGCACCGCGTGCAAGCGTCCGGCGCCTGA
- a CDS encoding LysR substrate-binding domain-containing protein → MISELRTFSAAARLGSFAAAAERVGLTQSAVSAQIRRLEQELGHALFERTGRSVTLSAAGHLSLGHAENILALFDKMRDPAADIVVHGRLRVGAISTTHTTILAPAVASLRVNYPALTLHIVPGVSMGLMDRLDAGELDAVIIVRPPFGLMPHLGWHPLVRQHFVLVVPAHLPPDDWRQIIISQPFIRYDRRSFGGRTVDRFLQAQGIVPNTAIETEEVHAILQMVASDMGVAIVPYILAVRAMPNIRVVPLGEHTILREIGVLTMLSWTSPALDALIAHLVQACPGDELPSDARAGEQAP, encoded by the coding sequence ATGATCTCGGAACTCCGCACGTTTTCCGCAGCCGCCCGGCTGGGAAGTTTTGCCGCCGCCGCGGAGCGCGTCGGGCTGACGCAATCCGCCGTCAGCGCGCAGATCAGGCGGCTGGAGCAGGAACTGGGCCATGCCCTGTTCGAGCGCACCGGGCGATCGGTGACCCTCAGTGCGGCCGGGCACCTGTCCCTTGGCCATGCCGAGAACATTCTCGCCCTGTTCGACAAGATGCGGGACCCCGCCGCCGATATCGTCGTGCATGGACGGCTGCGTGTCGGGGCCATTTCCACCACCCATACGACGATTCTGGCCCCGGCGGTGGCCAGTCTCAGGGTGAATTATCCCGCGCTTACCCTTCATATCGTGCCGGGCGTGTCGATGGGGCTGATGGATCGCCTGGATGCCGGCGAGCTCGATGCCGTCATCATCGTGCGGCCGCCTTTCGGGCTGATGCCGCATCTGGGCTGGCATCCGCTGGTCAGGCAGCATTTTGTACTGGTCGTTCCGGCGCACCTGCCGCCGGACGACTGGCGGCAGATCATCATCAGCCAGCCCTTCATCCGATACGACCGCCGGTCGTTCGGCGGCCGGACCGTCGATCGCTTCCTGCAGGCGCAGGGCATCGTACCGAACACGGCGATCGAGACGGAGGAAGTCCATGCCATCCTGCAGATGGTCGCCAGTGACATGGGCGTTGCCATCGTTCCGTACATCCTGGCTGTGCGCGCCATGCCGAATATCCGTGTGGTCCCGCTGGGGGAACACACGATCCTGCGCGAGATCGGGGTGCTGACGATGCTGAGCTGGACCTCTCCCGCCCTGGACGCCCTGATCGCCCATCTGGTGCAGGCCTGCCCGGGGGACGAGCTTCCGTCCGACGCACGGGCCGGGGAGCAGGCTCCATGA
- a CDS encoding LysR family transcriptional regulator — protein sequence MEQSHVSLDRMRTFVRIAERGNLAAVARETGAGQSTITRHLRELEEALGVSLLTRTTRRTALTEEGTRYYAQCLNILCLVEQASQEMRQTRQATAGTVRISCTAALGVLHVSRLIFAFQDQNPGIRVEFSLTDERVDLVREGVDIAIRLGPLTDSSMKLRALGESQRVLVAAPDWLHRNGPLKRPEDLRDREGVRLSRVHGSDRLVLQAPKGKHHVVPFHGRLNVDHGLAAREAFLAGRGFGPAHRWLVEDCLQDGRLDLVLPNYRLPPAPLSMLIAPERASLTRVRLCADFLGSEIAKIPGIGR from the coding sequence ATGGAACAATCGCATGTCTCGCTCGACCGGATGCGGACGTTCGTCCGCATTGCCGAACGCGGCAATCTCGCGGCGGTCGCCCGGGAAACCGGCGCAGGCCAATCCACGATCACCCGCCATCTGCGCGAGCTTGAAGAGGCGCTGGGTGTCTCGCTGCTCACCCGCACCACCCGCCGCACGGCGCTGACCGAAGAGGGCACGCGCTATTACGCGCAATGCCTGAACATCCTGTGCCTGGTCGAACAGGCCAGCCAGGAAATGCGGCAGACACGCCAGGCAACAGCGGGCACGGTCCGCATCTCCTGCACCGCGGCGCTCGGCGTCCTGCATGTCAGCCGGCTGATCTTTGCCTTCCAGGACCAGAATCCCGGGATACGGGTGGAATTCAGCCTGACCGACGAACGTGTCGACCTGGTGCGCGAGGGCGTCGACATCGCCATCCGCCTCGGGCCGCTGACCGATAGTTCGATGAAGCTGCGGGCGCTGGGTGAAAGCCAGCGCGTGCTGGTGGCCGCGCCGGACTGGCTGCATCGCAACGGCCCACTGAAGCGGCCCGAGGATCTGCGCGATCGGGAAGGCGTCCGCCTCTCCCGGGTTCACGGTTCCGACCGGCTGGTCCTCCAGGCTCCGAAGGGCAAGCATCACGTCGTTCCGTTCCACGGTCGCCTGAATGTCGATCATGGACTCGCGGCGCGAGAGGCTTTCCTGGCGGGGCGCGGTTTCGGCCCGGCGCATCGGTGGCTGGTGGAGGACTGCCTACAGGACGGCCGGCTGGACCTCGTGCTGCCGAACTACAGGCTTCCTCCGGCTCCCCTGAGCATGCTGATCGCACCGGAACGGGCGAGCCTGACGCGGGTGCGTCTCTGCGCCGATTTTCTCGGCAGCGAAATCGCGAAAATACCCGGCATCGGGCGGTGA